tttgaaaaccttcttGAATAGATAATTTATAATTGTTTAATAGTAAGTCCTCGTGGAAATACCCTGCTAATCAATTTATGACTTGTCGATCATGTATGCGCTTGCATTTGCGTTTGAACCCAACATAAGCGTGGGTGATAATAATCccctgtcccaatttatgcggCATTGTTTGACTTGGTAcaaagttgaagaaagaaatgagaatttttgaaatttatggtctaaaaatccttagatatttgtatggataaatcatttcattaagggtaaacgataaattttaaagttaagttatttctaattatagaaaggtGACATCTTTTTATGCcagaataaaaaggaaataaattgggacagaagtactccctctgtctcaaattatttgtcactATTTTGGTTTACACACCCCGTAAGAAatactaagtaggcgtttggccatgcgttttcaaatcatggtttgaaaacaTGACCCCaaaccagcgtttggacatgcgttttcactcatggtttcaaacctcaaatcatccaaaaaggcatgatttggggtttgaaactatggtttcaacttttttaaatataaaatttaacccataagtttatattttgtaaaaaagacccataagttgataaatatttttaataattactcccatcaatcatttaccaatctcattaactttcaccaacttttatttatgtctaccaacctttaatttatgtaggaggattatattaaagagtagttatattactattcatgttaaatttccatttttattgaactaaagtttgattaattgatgttttattttttagaaaggccttctagtagtgtactaattttgttatgaactatgacttgcttatttggtaagattgtataagaattgagaatgttttgatagttttcacaatttgtggggtttttatgtctataagagaaaatacaacttaaaatatctaaattgcatgtccaaacggggcctaattattagaagcatttgactaactttatctttatttatgtctaagctATAATCTCTCTCTATAATATTTActcaatttatgtgtcatctctattaattaaaaaatttatgctaAGGATTAAATGGGCAAATAATAACTAATTGTACCTAGGATAAAATGggcaaataataattaattataccTTTTATActtctaaaacgacaaataatttgagataattattttttgtaatcacgataaataatttgtgtgtgtgtgtgagagagagagagagagagaggaagtagtaatattttttatttttttcctccgACCTGCCAAATTATGTAgcttttccatttttaaactaaataaagTCCATTAATGAGCATCGCCGCTCTCAGGGTTGGAATCGTTGGCCGTTGCTAGCCAAGCGCGTGAAGTGACACGAGGGAACACGTGTCAAAATGCTAGTGGTTAGTAGTTTCTAGAAGGCTATGGAACAACTTGTGTCCGGGTCATTGTAGAAGATCTCAGAGCCTTTGACTGTCCAATATAAAACGTCCCAATTTCTCTGGAAATTTGGTCTGTTTTAACAAGTCTttctttttatctatttttAGACGCCAAAGAAAGAACGTAACtttcctctttttctcttcacgtttccttcaacttccctcATTCTCAGGTAATTAATCAATctctttttttaagtttttgtgtaaaagcatattattattattttatccaCATAGAGGTTAACGAAATTTGAGGGAATTGGTGCAAGAATTAGGGTTCTCTTTTTCCAATTGTAAAAAATTTCTTGCAACAGTGATTTGTCAATTTAGATAAGCTGTAATGTTGAAAAATTAGCAGGATTGTTGAAAAAAGTAAGCTATTTGATTCCTCTATAATAATGTTGTACATATAAAAAGGGACAGGGGGTTTGGTTTCAGTTGTCTGAGATTGTTGATAACTCGTGTGGTCACTCGACTAATAGTTATTATCTTGGAAAGTAACTTTCTTTGTTGAAGGAAATTAGAGATGGGAAGAAAGATGATTTTTTGAAAACACAACTATTAGTTGAGTGGACCATCTGAGAAATCTGGTCACTTAAGTAATAGTTATTATCTTAGAAAGTCTGCTTTCTTTGTTGAAGGAAATTGGAATCAAGAATAACTATTAGATGAGTGGTACGATATGAAAAATCTGGTCAGTTAACTAATAGTTATTATCAAGTCACCTTTCTTCTTGATTCCAATTTCCTTCAACAAAGAAAGTGACTTTCtgagataataactattagATGAGTGGTACGAGCTGAAAAATATGGTCACTTAACTAATAGTTATTATGTCAGAAAGTCACTTTCTTTGTTGaaggaaattggaattaagaaGAAAGGTGACTTTCTGAGATTGAGTGGGACCATCTAAAATGTCAACCCTGTATCTGGGATTGCAACTTTGTGAGGCTGAAATTTGTGTTTAAAATGTGATTGATGATTCTGGATTTATGATTGGGGAAGAAATATGCATCTCAGTACTTAGCACTACTGTGCGCCTTTCAATGTTTTCTTCGTTGTCTGATTAAGCTTCTATTCTATTAGTGATGGTTGATGAGAGGATAGTGATCCCTGATGTGTGTCTTTGATTGTTGTCACGTGTCTGTTTATATATCTCGGTCTTGTTTCTCAAGCCAAACCACTTCACTTTATCTGCTTCGAGCCGGCTAGTTGCTCTTTTCGTTTTTACACTTCCATCGTGTCTAATGTTCTTGGTTTTAATATTTCAGGTCATCTTTCCAGCTCCACTTGGTTGTATAGTGCATTTCTATCCAAGCACGCTTTTTTATTGGACTGTTTGAGATGGCTGAGGTATTGTTAACTTTCTCACATTCTGGTTATGCCAATCTTTATCAAATTCTCCATTAGATTCTGCCTTACTTGTATAGGAGGCACACATATATTGATTATCATGTTCTTTGATTGTGGCAGGAGGGTCACAAGGTTTCCTTGAACGTCTATGACTTGAGCCAAGGTCTAGCTCGGCAGTTGTCTACGACTTTTTTGGGAAAAGCTATTGAAGGAATATGGTAAGTTGCATACTATTTGAAAggcattcttttctttcaagtCGCAGTCTGATTAGTAATATTAACTATTAAGGACTCCCTTATCACATAAGGGAGACCGAGACCTATGTCAATTGGGTTCTCGCCTGCCACATAACTTGGTTGATTCTTTAATAGCATATGTTATTTTTAATGGATTTCTGAATCCACTAGTCTTTAAGTGTAACATTTCAGCATGAGTTAAAGCTTTCCTGATCTGATGCATAAAAGCCAGCAGAACTGTCTTGCctagattgcataattgaatgtAGTAGAAGTACTGATTTGGTTGATGTTCTAATCTTCTTCCGGTAGCCTGATCTCATAGTAAGTATGTGGTGTCTTAACATATTGGGGCAGGATTAATAAAgtctttttatgtttttctgTCCTATATCATGGAGCTTTTATCTTTCCCGCAATCTGTATCTGCTGACTGCTGTAGCTCGTTCTTGTCATAGCCGCATTGTGAATTACTCTCTTGATCTCCCTATTCAGTTCTGATGTTTGTGTATCATTTCTGTAGGCATACGGGAGTGGTGGTCTATGGTCATGAATATTATTTTGGAGGTGGTATACAACATGCTCCGGCTGGGACCACTCCATATGGGACACCTGTTAAAGTTGTAGACCTTGGTGTCACACACGTACCCAAGGATGTCTTTGAAATGTATTTACAAGAGATAAGCCCTCGGTATACTGCAGAGACATATAGTTTGCTTACCCACAACTGCAACAATTTCACCAATGAGGTCACTCAATTTTTGGTCGGTGCAACCATTCCAGACTATATTTTGAATCTTCCTAACGAGGTCACGAACAGCCCAATGGGTGCCCTTATAAGTAAGTATGATTTTTGCACTTTCTGTGTTGAACCTGCATACAACATGTGTGATTGATGGTGATAGTGAAACATGATGTTCTATGTGATTCGTCTTTTTTCACGTCTTAAGATTTTGGCGTTTGTGTTGGTTTCCGTTATGTCCTTTTTGTCTTTGTCACATCTCTTCTGTATAAATTCGTATTGCTTTCATAGTTATTTCTGTGATGAAGTGTCGGACATGTAGACTAATCACATGATGCTTTCTAGAACAAATTAATACGTTTTGGCATAAGAGTTGTTAGATATTCAAGATAGTGCAAACCGTCTCATCTTTGGTAGTAATAGCTATATACTTGAAAGCACATTTGAGCTATCTACGGTGCTCACATTTGAGCTATCTACAGTGCTTTCTCCTCACTTTTCCAGTTGTAATTTCTCCCAGCATTAGCATTTTGCCGGTTTATAAATAAAAGGTTACTCatttcttattaaaaaaaaaatctatgtacAGTGCTCCTCTTTGCATTGGAAGTAATTTCAGgagaaatttattaaaaaaatctatGTACAGTGCTCCTCTTTGCATTGGATTTAATTTCAGGAGAAATCTTCAGGTTAAGATAATTCTCCAGTACATAAGACTTACTCCatatattattgcattgcaGTGCCCATGATACAGCAACTGGAATCAACCTTGAGGGCTAACGCGGTCCCACAAGCACCCCAGTTCAGACCATCTACCGTCGCTCCTGCTTCCCAGACGACACTTTCTGGTGGGAACTCCTCTGGTAGCGGTGCTGAGCAATCTAGAAAGGCAGAGAGTCAAGATGAAGAGAAGAAGAATGCTAATGTGCCCCCTGCAGTTGAACCTGTGGCAGAGCAAGAGAAGACACCTGCTAATACCGCTATGAAAGATCCTCTTGGCAACGCTAGGAGCAAGGTACAAGAGGAGATTACCCGTGAATTTGCTGCAATCATGGCAACTGGGACATTCCGTGCAAGCGAGGCTGCTGCTTTAGCAACTAAGAAAGTTATGCAACGATATGGGGACCTAACTGCTACTATGAACTAATGGCAAACAAGTTTTGTCTAGAGAAATTCTTAAAACATTTCATCTCTGTTGGAAAATTGATATCCAATTGGAATGGTATGAGATAGATTTATAGGTTGCTAAGTAGAAGGTATCTTGAATTGATGATTCTGATCAAAGATTGTTCCTTGAAAGAGATATTCATCTTGCACTCTTTTTGGACCTTATTTTTATTGAATAAGAACCTTTTGCGATGTCGTCATGACCTGATTGCATATAAGTTGTCGACTCCTTGGTAGATACAGATATGTGATGGAGGACCTAAAAAACAGCGAGAGGAAAAATAGATTTGATGATTTGAATTGCGCGCAAACAGAATGTGTGAGCGCAAAAAGAATGTGTGATTTACATATCGAAATTGAGATATATTAACTTCCATTATTTCTTGTTGCAGCATCTTCGTTGATCTATTTGTGGATAATGAATAAGTTAATAGGGACGTGAAGATAACAGAACTTAATAGGGAGGAGCATAAAGTTTGGTttgaattttttacttttctgttCTATAATTGAATAGTCTAAAATTGTCTTCACTTAAGTTAGGATTTCTACTTCGATGTCAATCTGCTTTCATGTCTTCTATTGGAGACTTAACTCGCCTTCTAGTTTTGTTGTGATGTTCgatgaaattttatttgaactcaAGTTATAATGTTGCCAAAACTGTACACGCACATAAtgcaaggaaaaagaaaaaaaggatgaTGAAAAAGTTTATAGGTGAAGATTATTTCTTAAGGAGACAAGATGGTTAACTCCTTTCatcattatattcaaattacttACGAAGGAAAATTATAGAAGTTAATACTTTTCAGATACTTTCTTTTTgtgcagaaaaagaaagaatcaaaatattaaagaaagttaCACTTGCTAACGATACTTCCGGATAAGGATTTTAAATTGTATGAAACAGTATGGTATTTCAATTTGTCTgtattatttttgcaaaaatcgAAAACCAAATTgaattatttaatataaaaatcaaaactccaaatcaaaccaaatcatCAACTTTTTTTTGCAGTTCAATTATTTGGGTTTCTATTTGTTTCGGACTTTCGGTAACACGAAGTTCACCAAATTCTCAATGCTCCTTGGACTCAAAGTTTGTGCAATTAGATGGAGAAAGACAGGTTAGATAATTATATAGTCAGTTCAGTCACTTAAAAAATGGATCATCCGAAGAAAAGTAAAAGGATTTACTAGTCTATTCCTTCTGCAGATGGGAAGTCATGCATTCTAGTCTGAACAAACAAGAGTACTTTGaagctttaaaaaaattgaaagagatAATTCTCACTCGATATCATGTCTTTTACATATTTAAGTACAGAATTTTGGGGGTTTTAATTGTTATCTGCACACGCCTATACTTTGCAGCGAACTGACCTAAGAGTGTGGGTGTCATTGAGCTTTGAACATGCTCAGGGACGTAGACAAAGAATACATCGAGTTCCTTTCTGTAACGCTCAAGTAAGATTAACATAAGATACACCTGAACTACGATACGTGGAGCAAAAGAGCTAGCTCTCTAATCTACCTGGCGATAGGTGATCCTGTTCTGTGGACTGAGTTTTCCCATTTTCTAGTTCAATGTTTGCTTCTTCTGGTACTGAACATGAATCTGAAGGGATGTTAATGCCTGCAAAACCAACCAtaacagctgcagctccgatGTAATCCAAGATGGGCGGTGCATTTCCTGTCAGTGTATCCACGATTGCAGCTAGCGGGACCTGAATGGTGAGTCCCGCTGTTGCTACTGTTGTGGACGTCAAAAgaatggccttggcccacagTAAATCGCTCAGCACATTATCAAACATACCTAAATATGGTTATTTGAAATTAGTTACAAAAACCAAAAGGTGGCCATGCCAAACCCCTAGTCTAATGAAGAAAAGTAGAAATTCTTAAAGACaagaagaatgaagaaatgtAAACATTGATGCCAACGTTGGACAAGTAGTCTATTTCCTAAGAATAATATGCCACTATGGACGACATGCCTCATTAGTCTAACTCTACCtttcacaactaaaatatttaAGGTACAGGATTCCTGTGAATTTGAATTAATGAACAGCTAAAAATCAAATCTCATAATACTAGCTGATTAAAGGATCTCTTTTACAGTTGACATGCAGTGATCTGAGGGCATGTCAAGGACTCATCATCATATGACTGGAGATTAAATCTATGCTTCCTAGTTGTCGCTTCTCCTGATCTCAATTATCAGATGCAGATTAAATACAAAAAAGAGAAGTCATGAAATAGAGTATAATTAAAgttaattataatttaaaagttGCTGTGTACACTAAAAAAGAGGCATCCATTTTTGTTACTGTTTTTTCCTTCCGGCAGTTTAGCCAGGGACGTATAGCGTCAGAGATTCTTTCTGACTAACTGGTATCAGAAAATGTAGAACCTAGAACATTTTCTCAACTCGGCAATGTAGAGTAAAAAAGTGCAACcaattcttgattttgtttCAGTTTTACTCCAGCAGTTTAGTTGGGGACCTATGGGTATACATCAGAGATTCTTTCTAACTGCAAAAGACTCAACTCTTCTTCTTTATAAAAATGGCTATCCATGGTGTTTGGCGTTTCAATAAATAAGAAGGACGAAGTAGAAAAATCGGGTATGGGTTTGAATAAATTAAGAAgagcaagaagaagaaaaacctGGTACTCGCTTTAAGAAATGGCGTTTGAATCTGGTATAGCTTTGGATAAACGGCTATTTATGGTGGAATAAGAAAGAAGAATCAGAAACAGCATTACTGGTTTTGAAACAAAGAAAACGAAGAACTCGCCGGAATGGACAAGTTTAAGACGTATGATGAAAAACAAGGTGCATAAATGAAAAATAGAGTCAAATTTAAGGAG
This portion of the Lycium ferocissimum isolate CSIRO_LF1 chromosome 1, AGI_CSIRO_Lferr_CH_V1, whole genome shotgun sequence genome encodes:
- the LOC132049853 gene encoding uncharacterized protein LOC132049853 translates to MAEEGHKVSLNVYDLSQGLARQLSTTFLGKAIEGIWHTGVVVYGHEYYFGGGIQHAPAGTTPYGTPVKVVDLGVTHVPKDVFEMYLQEISPRYTAETYSLLTHNCNNFTNEVTQFLVGATIPDYILNLPNEVTNSPMGALIMPMIQQLESTLRANAVPQAPQFRPSTVAPASQTTLSGGNSSGSGAEQSRKAESQDEEKKNANVPPAVEPVAEQEKTPANTAMKDPLGNARSKVQEEITREFAAIMATGTFRASEAAALATKKVMQRYGDLTATMN